A DNA window from Selenomonas sp. oral taxon 126 contains the following coding sequences:
- the hemZ gene encoding coproporphyrinogen dehydrogenase HemZ produces the protein MKIRSLTINTSTEVIVKIVREVLTLFKAEIVGQAGEADYAQLSVVNRQSGCEPPSVMTEILLFALDGSCERFEFSSDGAADEVPRAAVHRAIKRNVYAFFRTRFQLPPAPWGILHGVRPTKIVHRWLRSGMTPEAVIARLQADYDCSVGKAQLITEVAVRQLPFLAHSDVRRVSIYVGIPFCLSRCFYCSFPSNLLPGREKLRAFMDVLARDLAAAAEDVRALGLTVESIYIGGGTPTSLPNDFFAEMLKMVYNAFYGPTIVEFTVEAGRPDSMSAEKIAAMKAYAVTRVSVNPQSMQAETLRRIGRHHTPEDIVRMVHEIRAAFDVHINMDVILGLPGETAEDVACTVAQVTALAPDDITLHALALKRGSNLRLKMETEHVELPSDAETQRMSAVAVRAVEEAGYRPYYLYRQGYMSGDLENVGYARAGAESIYNIQIMEEHQTIIGIGGAATTKVLGVRSGRMHSVFHAKDLVTYLRDIDIYIEKRRALLRAEYEEETP, from the coding sequence GTGAAGATTCGGTCGCTTACGATAAACACGAGTACCGAGGTCATTGTCAAAATTGTCCGCGAGGTATTGACGCTCTTCAAGGCGGAGATCGTAGGGCAGGCAGGGGAGGCGGATTACGCTCAGCTGTCGGTGGTGAACCGGCAGTCGGGATGTGAGCCGCCTTCTGTCATGACTGAGATACTTCTCTTTGCCCTCGACGGGTCATGTGAGAGATTTGAATTCTCCTCGGACGGTGCAGCGGACGAGGTGCCGCGTGCCGCCGTGCACCGTGCGATCAAGCGCAATGTCTATGCGTTCTTTCGCACGCGCTTTCAGCTGCCGCCTGCGCCGTGGGGCATCCTGCACGGCGTGCGCCCGACGAAGATCGTGCACCGATGGCTGCGGAGCGGCATGACACCTGAGGCAGTCATTGCGCGATTGCAGGCAGACTATGATTGCAGTGTGGGAAAGGCACAGCTCATCACGGAGGTTGCCGTGCGGCAGCTGCCGTTCCTCGCGCATAGCGATGTGCGCAGGGTGAGCATCTATGTCGGCATCCCGTTCTGCCTCTCGCGCTGCTTCTACTGCTCCTTTCCGTCGAATCTCCTGCCGGGCAGGGAAAAGCTGCGTGCATTTATGGATGTGCTTGCGCGCGATCTCGCGGCAGCAGCGGAGGATGTGCGCGCGCTGGGGCTTACGGTCGAGAGTATTTACATCGGTGGGGGCACGCCGACGAGTCTTCCAAATGATTTTTTTGCCGAAATGCTCAAAATGGTATATAATGCGTTTTATGGACCCACGATTGTGGAGTTCACCGTCGAGGCGGGACGCCCTGACAGCATGAGTGCGGAGAAGATTGCGGCGATGAAGGCATACGCCGTGACGCGCGTGAGCGTGAACCCGCAGTCGATGCAGGCAGAGACGCTTCGTCGTATTGGACGCCACCACACGCCCGAGGATATTGTCCGCATGGTGCACGAGATCCGCGCGGCGTTCGATGTGCACATCAATATGGATGTGATCCTTGGACTGCCTGGCGAAACGGCGGAGGATGTCGCGTGCACGGTGGCGCAGGTAACTGCCCTCGCGCCCGACGATATCACCCTGCACGCACTTGCTTTGAAGCGCGGCTCGAATCTCCGGCTGAAAATGGAGACGGAGCACGTCGAACTGCCGTCGGACGCGGAGACGCAGCGCATGAGCGCAGTCGCCGTACGCGCGGTGGAGGAGGCGGGCTATCGTCCGTACTATCTCTATCGACAGGGCTATATGAGCGGCGATCTTGAGAACGTCGGCTATGCCCGCGCAGGTGCCGAGAGCATCTACAACATTCAGATTATGGAGGAGCACCAGACGATCATCGGCATCGGCGGTGCCGCCACGACGAAGGTGCTCGGCGTTCGTTCGGGGCGGATGCACTCCGTCTTTCATGCCAAGGATCTTGTGACCTATCTGCGCGATATTGACATCTACATTGAAAAACGCCGTGCGCTCCTGCGCGCGGAATACGAGGAGGAAAC
- a CDS encoding Fur family transcriptional regulator, giving the protein MADTYTMEDLKKRLQATQRKMTPQRQIVLQVILDHPSEHLSAEKIYDILRGTESEIGLATVYRSLEILVSLGILQKIEFGKEFDKRNKGSYSYELNPIDPNQHFHHHLICTECKEISEFEEDMLDHLEEDIFKKTGFKVENHQAKFFGICKKCQEKQK; this is encoded by the coding sequence ATGGCAGATACCTATACGATGGAAGATCTGAAAAAACGTCTGCAGGCGACGCAGCGCAAGATGACGCCGCAGCGCCAGATTGTCCTGCAGGTGATACTGGATCATCCGAGTGAGCATCTGAGCGCGGAGAAGATCTATGACATTCTGCGCGGCACGGAGTCGGAGATCGGGCTTGCAACGGTGTACCGCAGCCTCGAGATTCTCGTCTCGCTCGGCATCCTGCAGAAGATTGAATTCGGCAAGGAGTTCGACAAGCGCAACAAGGGCTCGTACTCGTACGAGCTGAATCCGATCGACCCGAACCAGCATTTCCACCATCATCTCATCTGCACGGAGTGCAAGGAGATCTCGGAGTTCGAGGAGGATATGCTCGATCATCTTGAGGAGGATATCTTCAAGAAGACGGGCTTCAAGGTCGAGAACCATCAGGCGAAGTTTTTTGGCATCTGCAAAAAATGTCAGGAGAAGCAGAAATAG